A genomic window from Candidatus Neptunochlamydia vexilliferae includes:
- a CDS encoding Rpn family recombination-promoting nuclease/putative transposase, whose translation MIELLDLKNDVVFKDFFGDKSNKEILESFINAVLGLEGDDCIEIEEFLDPRKMRVEVGKPSTFVDLSVKTRGGERYIIEMQTYNHDGFDKRLLYYLGKDYTEQIEYHYHQPTASQALNDKKAKKMIGWADLPRVHIIAIIDFHRNRKEKNGILNHHEVVETYRFKPQISASNEYIFDHWKATIVDLKKFKSKPVNKLKTDKEIWIYILNNAPFLKEDEIEVLKKDPVFQRALERLEMLSADPKTRKAYEVSVNDQRDHLAIMEAAERKAHKEGRKEEKVEIAQALLKQGLPVNQISEATGLLSEEIEALR comes from the coding sequence ATGATAGAGCTACTAGATTTAAAAAATGATGTGGTTTTCAAGGATTTTTTTGGAGATAAAAGTAACAAAGAGATCCTAGAAAGCTTTATCAACGCTGTCTTAGGGCTTGAAGGAGATGACTGTATAGAAATCGAAGAGTTCCTTGACCCTAGGAAAATGCGCGTTGAAGTGGGAAAGCCTTCAACCTTCGTTGATTTGTCAGTCAAGACAAGGGGAGGGGAGCGCTATATCATTGAAATGCAGACTTATAATCATGATGGGTTTGATAAAAGGCTTCTTTACTACCTGGGCAAAGACTATACCGAACAAATAGAATATCATTACCACCAACCCACTGCTTCACAGGCCTTAAACGATAAAAAAGCTAAAAAAATGATTGGCTGGGCTGACCTTCCAAGGGTCCATATCATAGCAATCATAGACTTTCACCGTAACCGGAAAGAGAAAAATGGGATCTTAAATCATCATGAAGTGGTAGAAACCTATCGGTTTAAACCTCAGATTTCTGCTTCTAACGAGTATATCTTTGATCATTGGAAAGCAACCATTGTTGACCTTAAGAAATTTAAGTCAAAGCCAGTAAATAAGCTAAAGACCGATAAAGAGATATGGATCTACATTCTGAATAATGCCCCTTTTCTTAAAGAAGATGAGATAGAAGTTCTGAAGAAAGACCCTGTTTTTCAGAGGGCTTTAGAGCGACTTGAGATGCTTTCTGCAGACCCCAAAACGCGTAAGGCTTATGAAGTAAGTGTTAATGATCAAAGAGACCACTTAGCAATTATGGAGGCTGCTGAAAGAAAAGCTCACAAAGAAGGCCGAAAAGAAGAAAAGGTAGAAATCGCACAAGCTTTGCTTAAACAGGGCCTCCCAGTGAATCAGATTTCTGAAGCGACTGGGCTTTTGAGCGAAGAGATTGAAGCCCTACGCTAA
- a CDS encoding ATP-binding protein: MFRYIEKELEEWRKKKEHLPLILRGARQIGKSYIIEKFGKKAFDSVVVIDFEFQPEFCECFETLDPKKILNRLELISEKKIIPEKTLLFLDEIQECPKAIMALRYFKEKMPKLHVIGAGSLLEFVLGEEDFSFPVGRVQFLFMGPLSFSEFLLNTGNERLVEFLGEVEIKEGVPGEVHKKLLEELRLYLALGGMPAVVQKYLKTNSLIECRRVQLSILQAYQNDFGKYASKGEHRHLQLLFEKAPKVVATHFKYVNVSADVKSREIKVALEQLCYAGLLTRVYATAASGFPLSAQIKENRFKILFLDIGLLHTAHRVDINELWQEDLLQIHSGRLAEQFVGQELLNLRDFYESPQLFFWKREQKGSSAEVDYLLTSKSSVIPLEVKAGATGRLRSMHQFMEKKGSPLGVKVSMAPLSRDGNILSVPLYMVDQIHRLVR; the protein is encoded by the coding sequence ATGTTTCGATACATTGAGAAAGAGCTAGAAGAGTGGCGAAAAAAGAAAGAGCATCTTCCCCTGATCCTTAGAGGAGCAAGGCAAATCGGGAAAAGCTATATCATCGAGAAGTTTGGAAAGAAAGCGTTTGATTCTGTGGTTGTAATCGACTTTGAATTTCAACCCGAGTTTTGTGAGTGCTTTGAAACGCTTGATCCTAAAAAGATCCTCAACCGTCTTGAGTTGATATCCGAAAAGAAGATTATCCCTGAAAAAACCCTCCTTTTTTTGGATGAGATTCAGGAGTGTCCTAAAGCGATTATGGCTCTCCGATACTTTAAAGAAAAAATGCCAAAGCTTCATGTCATTGGAGCAGGGTCCCTTCTAGAGTTTGTGTTAGGTGAAGAAGATTTTTCTTTTCCCGTGGGGCGGGTTCAGTTTCTTTTTATGGGACCCCTCTCTTTTTCTGAATTTCTTCTGAATACTGGGAATGAAAGATTAGTAGAGTTCTTAGGGGAAGTTGAAATTAAGGAAGGGGTTCCAGGCGAAGTGCACAAAAAACTCCTTGAGGAGCTCCGTCTTTATTTAGCTCTTGGGGGAATGCCTGCAGTGGTTCAAAAGTACTTGAAAACAAATTCGCTTATAGAGTGTCGTCGGGTGCAGCTCTCTATTCTTCAGGCATATCAAAATGACTTTGGAAAGTATGCTTCAAAGGGAGAGCACCGCCACTTGCAGCTTCTCTTTGAAAAAGCGCCGAAGGTTGTTGCGACCCACTTTAAATATGTGAATGTTTCTGCAGATGTAAAGTCGAGAGAAATTAAAGTTGCACTTGAGCAGCTTTGTTATGCAGGGCTGTTAACGCGCGTTTATGCAACAGCTGCATCGGGCTTTCCTTTATCTGCTCAGATTAAGGAAAACCGCTTTAAGATTTTGTTTCTTGATATTGGTCTTTTGCATACGGCTCATAGGGTAGATATTAATGAGCTTTGGCAAGAAGATCTTTTGCAGATTCACTCAGGAAGGCTTGCCGAACAATTTGTGGGGCAGGAGCTTTTGAATCTAAGAGATTTTTATGAAAGCCCCCAACTTTTTTTCTGGAAGCGGGAGCAGAAAGGGAGTTCAGCAGAAGTAGATTATCTCCTTACCTCGAAGTCTTCTGTTATTCCATTGGAGGTGAAAGCGGGTGCTACCGGGCGCTTACGTTCCATGCATCAATTTATGGAGAAGAAAGGCTCCCCTCTCGGCGTAAAAGTTTCCATGGCTCCTTTGAGTAGAGATGGGAATATCCTTTCAGTCCCTCTATATATGGTTGACCAGATTCATCGCCTGGTCCGCTAG
- the lysS gene encoding lysine--tRNA ligase has product MRVGRWDGRSREPQDHPHKNRHQEPRYLPLPDKHSGLADKGTRYRKRWFDLITNPESVERLKTRSLLVSKIRRYFEDTGFMEVETPVLQNIYRGAEASPFITELNALHQTMYLRIVIEISLKKLIVGGLSRVFEIGKVYRNEGLDRTHNPEFTMLESYAAYWDYNDVMVHTENLFAHLAKELYGTTEIGMRKDKQGNEHLINLKTPWKRMSMKEAIQTYGKIDPDKLSDDDMRLKLKGKIEDEKIKDAPRGKLISYLFEEFAEHYLIQPHHIIDHPIETTPLCKLHRDSKLREERFVERFETFILGYEFCNAYSELNDPELQRQLLEDQNRLREGGDDEANPMDEEFIEAICQGMPPTGGLGIGIDRLTMLFTDAFSIRDVVYFPMMRPEE; this is encoded by the coding sequence ATGAGGGTTGGTAGGTGGGATGGTCGATCCCGGGAACCACAAGATCATCCCCATAAAAATCGGCACCAAGAGCCAAGGTATCTTCCCCTTCCCGATAAGCATAGTGGCTTGGCTGATAAGGGAACCCGCTACCGGAAGCGATGGTTCGATTTGATTACCAATCCAGAAAGTGTTGAGCGGCTGAAAACACGAAGCCTTCTCGTCTCTAAAATCCGTCGCTACTTTGAAGATACCGGCTTCATGGAGGTGGAAACCCCCGTCCTTCAAAACATCTATCGGGGCGCAGAGGCAAGCCCCTTCATCACTGAGCTCAACGCACTCCACCAAACAATGTATCTCCGGATTGTGATTGAGATTTCTTTGAAAAAACTCATTGTGGGAGGCCTGTCTCGAGTCTTCGAGATCGGGAAAGTCTATCGGAATGAGGGACTCGACCGGACTCACAATCCGGAGTTCACCATGCTCGAATCTTATGCCGCTTATTGGGACTACAACGATGTGATGGTTCATACCGAAAATCTCTTCGCCCACCTGGCAAAAGAGCTTTATGGAACGACAGAGATCGGGATGCGAAAAGATAAGCAAGGAAATGAACACCTCATCAATCTTAAAACTCCATGGAAGCGGATGTCGATGAAAGAGGCGATCCAAACCTATGGAAAAATCGATCCCGATAAACTTTCCGATGATGACATGCGCCTGAAGCTAAAAGGAAAGATCGAGGATGAAAAGATTAAGGATGCCCCCCGCGGAAAACTTATTTCTTACCTCTTCGAAGAGTTTGCGGAGCACTACCTGATCCAGCCCCACCACATTATCGACCACCCGATCGAAACCACTCCCCTCTGCAAGCTGCACCGCGATTCTAAACTGCGGGAAGAACGGTTTGTCGAACGGTTCGAAACCTTCATCCTGGGCTATGAGTTCTGTAATGCCTACTCAGAGCTGAATGATCCCGAGCTGCAGCGGCAGCTTCTTGAGGATCAAAACCGCCTCCGCGAAGGGGGAGATGATGAGGCCAACCCGATGGATGAAGAGTTTATCGAAGCGATCTGTCAAGGGATGCCTCCGACCGGCGGCCTAGGGATTGGAATCGACCGTCTTACGATGCTTTTCACAGACGCCTTTTCTATCCGCGATGTGGTCTATTTCCCGATGATGCGCCCTGAGGAATAA
- the istB gene encoding IS21-like element helper ATPase IstB yields the protein MKKATLLPTLLKQLRLPTVKKLWEEESIKAIEEGWHPSYYLQVLCEYELSHRDNRRLKRHMAEAKLPKGKTLETFDFETVPKLNKTQINAFGSGEIWIENGRNLLMFGPSGTGKTHLAAAIGEKLIISGYRVLFNRTTELVQKLQEAKKNLTLPSALEKLSKYDCLILDDFGYAPKNQEETNVLFELICERYETKSLLITSNQSFVEWDKIFMDKAMAVAAADRLVHHATIIEVEAESYRRQAALKQLEQNKKEKALNQQE from the coding sequence ATGAAAAAAGCCACATTACTCCCCACCCTACTCAAACAACTCCGTCTACCAACAGTCAAAAAGTTATGGGAAGAAGAAAGCATAAAAGCAATAGAAGAAGGGTGGCACCCTAGCTACTACCTTCAAGTTCTCTGCGAGTATGAACTATCCCATCGCGACAATCGCAGACTCAAAAGACATATGGCAGAAGCAAAACTACCCAAAGGAAAAACCCTAGAAACCTTTGATTTCGAAACCGTACCAAAGCTCAACAAAACCCAAATAAACGCCTTTGGGTCCGGAGAAATCTGGATCGAAAACGGAAGGAACCTCCTCATGTTTGGTCCCTCAGGAACTGGGAAAACCCACCTAGCGGCAGCCATAGGAGAAAAACTCATTATCTCCGGATATCGCGTCCTTTTTAACCGAACCACAGAACTCGTTCAAAAACTCCAAGAGGCCAAAAAAAACCTTACCCTTCCCTCCGCTCTAGAAAAACTCAGCAAATACGACTGCCTCATATTAGACGACTTCGGATACGCCCCTAAAAACCAAGAAGAAACAAACGTCCTATTCGAACTCATCTGTGAAAGATATGAAACGAAAAGCCTGCTCATCACCAGCAATCAGAGCTTCGTAGAGTGGGACAAAATCTTCATGGACAAAGCAATGGCAGTCGCAGCAGCAGACCGACTCGTCCATCATGCCACAATTATAGAAGTAGAAGCAGAAAGCTACAGAAGGCAAGCTGCGCTAAAACAACTAGAGCAAAACAAAAAGGAGAAAGCTTTAAACCAACAAGAATAA
- a CDS encoding helix-turn-helix domain-containing protein: MKKSEKLFVERVVAAAQKLQIEQKGVEIGPLIALIRKQLKMSQRVLAKRAKVPQSTVSKIESGRLKPNAGTLEKILSAMESDLLITIVPKESLEMILKKQAIVKVKQKMAYLKGTMNLEKQKPDEALFRELFDEEVRKILELPGRELWEEEL, encoded by the coding sequence ATGAAAAAATCAGAGAAGCTCTTTGTAGAAAGGGTAGTAGCTGCAGCTCAAAAGCTCCAGATAGAGCAAAAAGGGGTTGAGATAGGACCATTGATTGCTCTTATCCGAAAGCAACTAAAGATGTCACAAAGGGTGCTTGCAAAGCGGGCAAAGGTTCCTCAATCTACTGTTTCTAAAATTGAATCAGGACGATTAAAGCCTAATGCTGGGACATTAGAAAAGATACTGAGTGCAATGGAGAGTGATTTGCTTATAACGATTGTTCCAAAAGAGAGTCTAGAAATGATCCTTAAGAAGCAAGCAATCGTTAAAGTGAAGCAAAAAATGGCGTATCTTAAAGGTACAATGAACTTAGAAAAGCAGAAGCCAGATGAAGCGTTATTTAGAGAGCTTTTTGATGAAGAAGTGAGAAAAATATTAGAGCTACCGGGTCGTGAACTGTGGGAGGAGGAGTTATGA
- a CDS encoding mobile mystery protein B produces MKFFYPEDATPIDDISGLKPNWVRTQEELNQVEAENVSDAIDKYLIKAVKLPQSWFNVPTLNEIHRAMFFDVWDWAGKFRTAQTIPGLKPYQIPEALESLCRDVQFWCSKDSGMAPIEQAAQVHHRLVWIHPYPNGNGRFSRLVADRYLKAWKCKVPYWPTDLGENGQHRKDYIAALKKGDRGDYKPLVLYMMKCGAK; encoded by the coding sequence ATGAAGTTTTTCTATCCAGAAGATGCAACGCCTATAGACGATATCAGTGGTCTAAAGCCCAATTGGGTAAGAACCCAAGAAGAACTCAACCAGGTTGAAGCTGAAAATGTTTCAGATGCAATTGATAAGTATCTCATAAAGGCTGTTAAGTTGCCTCAAAGCTGGTTTAATGTTCCGACACTGAATGAAATTCATCGCGCTATGTTTTTTGATGTATGGGATTGGGCGGGGAAGTTTCGTACAGCGCAAACGATTCCTGGTCTCAAGCCCTATCAAATTCCTGAAGCGCTTGAGAGTCTCTGTCGTGATGTCCAATTTTGGTGCAGCAAAGATTCTGGTATGGCACCCATCGAGCAAGCCGCTCAAGTACACCATCGACTTGTCTGGATTCATCCTTACCCAAATGGAAATGGGAGGTTTTCTCGTCTTGTTGCAGACCGCTATTTGAAAGCTTGGAAATGTAAAGTTCCCTATTGGCCAACAGATTTAGGGGAAAATGGACAGCATAGGAAGGACTATATTGCAGCGCTCAAAAAAGGAGATAGGGGAGATTACAAGCCGCTTGTCTTGTATATGATGAAATGTGGAGCAAAATAG
- the istA gene encoding IS21 family transposase, translated as MESRKKGKTKKVASAQAGFSERSARNIEKRDLTEAKPLHRWKTRKDPFEDVWTSELVPLLEENPRLQAKTLLDDLEIKHPGEYPDSTLRTLQRRVRKWKATHGTEKEIIFRQNHPPGWQGISDFTHAKDLKITIKNEKFDHMFYHYRLVYSKWEAASVVMGGESFTALSEGLQNALWLSGGVPETHRTDSLSAAYKNCSDKQKEEFTKDYSELCAYYQMEPTRNNKGIAHENGAIEGSHGGLKNRIDQALMLRGSRDFSSVEEYKHFIQEIVAKHNKRVQKKHLEELAHLKQLPERRTTDFDEQRVRVTTGSTIRVKDIIYSVPSKLIGMTLKVHLYDDRLECFIGSDLVETLQRERRRDKHVHQINYRHIIGSLHKKPQAFRNYIYKQHLFPTLAFRETWQRLDQKLDPRTACREYVKILKEAAEGDNEPIVNNFLEEKLHKQQLPKSKEVQDLFRKKEQAPPVSSREPDLESYQALVGGDL; from the coding sequence ATGGAATCTAGAAAGAAAGGAAAAACAAAAAAGGTTGCATCAGCGCAAGCAGGTTTTTCTGAGCGATCTGCTCGAAATATTGAAAAAAGAGATCTCACAGAAGCAAAACCTTTGCACCGGTGGAAAACCCGAAAAGACCCCTTTGAGGATGTATGGACAAGTGAGCTTGTTCCCTTGCTAGAAGAAAATCCCAGATTACAAGCAAAGACGCTTCTAGACGATCTCGAAATCAAGCATCCTGGAGAATACCCAGACAGCACGCTTAGGACACTCCAAAGGCGAGTTCGAAAATGGAAGGCAACCCATGGAACCGAAAAAGAGATTATTTTTCGGCAAAACCATCCCCCAGGCTGGCAAGGAATATCAGATTTCACCCACGCAAAAGATCTAAAAATCACCATAAAAAATGAAAAGTTTGATCATATGTTTTACCACTATAGGCTCGTGTACAGCAAGTGGGAGGCTGCTTCAGTTGTCATGGGAGGCGAAAGTTTTACGGCTCTATCTGAAGGATTACAAAACGCTCTATGGCTCAGTGGGGGAGTTCCAGAAACCCACCGAACAGACAGTCTTTCAGCCGCCTATAAAAATTGCTCAGACAAGCAAAAAGAAGAGTTCACAAAAGACTACTCCGAGTTATGCGCCTACTACCAAATGGAACCCACGAGAAACAACAAAGGGATCGCCCATGAAAATGGAGCCATAGAAGGCTCCCATGGAGGACTTAAAAACAGAATCGATCAAGCCCTAATGCTCAGAGGATCAAGAGACTTTTCTTCAGTAGAAGAATACAAACACTTCATCCAAGAAATCGTAGCCAAGCACAATAAAAGAGTCCAAAAAAAACACCTTGAAGAGCTAGCCCACCTTAAACAGCTCCCCGAAAGAAGAACAACCGACTTTGACGAACAACGAGTCCGAGTCACAACCGGAAGCACTATCCGGGTCAAAGACATCATTTACTCCGTTCCCTCAAAGCTCATTGGAATGACCCTCAAAGTTCACCTGTATGATGACCGGCTAGAATGCTTCATAGGAAGCGATCTAGTAGAGACCCTACAAAGAGAGCGGCGCCGCGATAAACACGTCCACCAAATTAACTATCGCCACATCATAGGAAGCCTCCATAAAAAACCCCAAGCATTCCGAAACTACATCTACAAACAGCACCTATTCCCCACCCTAGCCTTTAGAGAAACCTGGCAAAGACTCGACCAAAAGCTAGACCCTAGAACAGCTTGTCGAGAATACGTCAAGATCCTAAAAGAAGCAGCAGAAGGCGACAATGAGCCAATTGTTAACAACTTTCTAGAAGAAAAGCTCCACAAACAACAGCTCCCCAAATCCAAAGAAGTCCAAGACCTCTTCAGAAAAAAAGAGCAAGCCCCACCAGTCAGCTCCAGAGAACCCGACTTAGAAAGTTACCAAGCCTTAGTAGGAGGTGATTTATGA
- the lysS gene encoding lysine--tRNA ligase, translating to MTEVKEIAPPEYHTYEEFQNRTAKLKEIREMGIDPYPHKYAPTHQMRALHDKFEGGAVGSSEEAAEGKTDQVRISGRLVLFRAMGKNAFGHTQDETGRLQIMFNRDLTKVTGLPEESEVRPLKFIEKKIDLGDIVGVEGHLFRTQKGELTLFAKEVTLLCKTLLPLPDKHSGLADKGTRYRKRWLDLITNPESVERLKTRSLLVSKIRRYFEDTGFMEVETPVLQNIYGGAEASPFITELNALHQTMYLRIAIEISLKKLIVGGLSRVFEIGKVYRNEGLDRTHNPEFTMLESYAAYWDYNDVMVHTENLFAHLAKELYGTTEIGMRKDKQGNEHLIDLKTPWKRMSMKEAIQTYGKLDPDKLSDDDMRLKLKDKIEDEKIKDAPRGKLIAYLFEEFAEHHLIQPHHIIDHPIETTPLCKLHRDPKLREERFVERFETFILGYEFCNAYSELNDPELQRQLLEDQNRLREGGDDEANPMDEEFIEAICQGMPPTGGLGIGIDRLTMLFTDAFSIRDVVYFPMMRPEE from the coding sequence ATGACTGAAGTTAAAGAGATTGCACCCCCTGAGTACCACACCTATGAAGAGTTTCAGAACCGGACGGCAAAGCTCAAGGAAATCCGCGAGATGGGGATTGACCCTTACCCCCATAAATATGCCCCCACTCACCAGATGCGCGCGCTGCACGATAAGTTTGAGGGAGGAGCAGTCGGCAGCAGTGAAGAGGCAGCTGAAGGAAAAACCGATCAGGTGAGGATTTCAGGCCGCTTGGTCCTTTTCCGCGCGATGGGAAAAAATGCTTTTGGCCACACCCAAGATGAAACGGGCCGTCTTCAGATCATGTTTAACCGGGACCTCACCAAGGTGACTGGCCTTCCTGAAGAAAGTGAAGTCCGCCCCTTAAAATTTATCGAAAAGAAGATCGATCTCGGTGACATCGTCGGTGTCGAAGGACACCTTTTCCGCACACAAAAGGGAGAGCTCACCCTTTTTGCTAAAGAAGTCACCCTACTGTGTAAGACGCTCCTTCCCCTTCCTGACAAACATAGTGGGCTAGCCGATAAGGGAACCCGTTACCGAAAGCGATGGCTCGATCTAATCACCAACCCAGAAAGTGTTGAGCGGCTGAAAACCCGAAGCCTCCTTGTCTCTAAAATCCGTCGCTACTTTGAAGATACCGGTTTCATGGAGGTGGAAACCCCCGTTTTGCAAAACATCTATGGGGGAGCAGAGGCGAGCCCCTTTATCACCGAGCTCAATGCCCTCCACCAAACGATGTATCTCCGGATTGCGATTGAGATCTCTTTGAAAAAGCTCATTGTGGGAGGACTCTCTCGGGTCTTTGAGATCGGCAAAGTGTATCGGAATGAAGGACTCGATCGGACACATAATCCTGAGTTCACCATGCTCGAGTCCTACGCCGCCTACTGGGACTACAACGATGTGATGGTCCATACCGAAAACCTTTTCGCCCACCTCGCCAAAGAACTCTATGGCACGACAGAGATCGGCATGCGGAAAGATAAGCAAGGAAATGAACACCTCATCGACCTTAAAACGCCTTGGAAGCGGATGTCGATGAAAGAGGCGATCCAAACTTATGGCAAACTCGACCCCGACAAACTTTCCGATGATGACATGCGCCTCAAGCTGAAGGATAAGATCGAAGATGAAAAGATTAAAGATGCCCCCCGCGGAAAGTTGATTGCTTATCTCTTTGAGGAGTTTGCAGAGCACCACCTGATCCAACCCCACCACATTATCGACCACCCGATCGAAACGACTCCCCTCTGCAAGCTACACCGCGATCCGAAACTACGCGAAGAGCGGTTCGTCGAACGGTTTGAAACCTTTATCTTAGGCTATGAGTTTTGTAATGCGTATTCAGAGCTGAATGACCCTGAGCTGCAGCGGCAGCTTCTTGAGGATCAAAATCGCCTCCGTGAAGGGGGAGATGATGAGGCCAATCCGATGGATGAAGAGTTCATCGAGGCGATCTGCCAGGGGATGCCCCCAACTGGAGGTCTCGGGATTGGGATCGACCGTCTCACGATGCTCTTCACCGATGCCTTCTCTATAAGGGATGTGGTTTACTTCCCGATGATGCGCCCTGAAGAGTAA
- a CDS encoding ATP-binding protein has protein sequence MIPRLIEKEILKLIKGFPILALTGPRQSGKSTLIKGLFKDEYDYVSLENLDTRAFAQKDPRGFLEKYRKKVIFDEAQLVPELFSYLQEIVDEDQIPGQFILTGSQHFLLLEKITQSLAGRVAMLHLLPLSLAEREKTPSLEETLYRGFYPPLYTRDVEPYPWYDNYIQTYVERDLRAITNIHDLGTFQRFMKMCAARCGQLIDLTSLGNDCGISHNTAKSWLNILEASFITFPITPHFKNFNKRLVKTSKLYFYDTGLLCHLLDIRSPSQLSTHYLRGGIFESFVFSELMKASYNIGRRPSLYFWRDQQGHEIDCLVEHGEKLIPIEIKSGKTINSDFFSGLEHWCNLAGASPKEGYLIYGGNEDQKRTLGNVLGWKSLADQAMNLVNHI, from the coding sequence ATGATCCCGCGCCTCATCGAAAAGGAAATTTTAAAGCTCATTAAGGGCTTCCCCATCCTCGCCCTCACCGGCCCGAGACAATCGGGGAAAAGCACCCTTATCAAGGGGCTTTTCAAGGATGAATATGACTATGTTTCTTTAGAGAATCTCGATACGCGGGCCTTTGCTCAAAAAGACCCAAGAGGGTTTCTTGAAAAGTATCGAAAGAAGGTGATCTTTGATGAAGCGCAGTTGGTCCCTGAACTTTTTTCTTATTTGCAAGAAATTGTTGATGAGGATCAGATTCCAGGGCAATTTATCCTGACCGGATCGCAACACTTCCTCCTTTTGGAAAAAATTACCCAATCACTTGCTGGTCGGGTTGCAATGCTCCATCTCCTCCCTTTAAGTTTGGCAGAAAGGGAGAAAACTCCCAGCCTAGAGGAAACCCTTTATCGAGGTTTTTACCCTCCCCTTTATACACGAGATGTTGAGCCTTATCCGTGGTATGACAACTACATTCAAACCTATGTAGAGCGAGATCTTCGGGCTATTACCAACATCCATGACCTTGGCACTTTTCAGCGCTTTATGAAAATGTGTGCAGCACGCTGCGGCCAACTGATCGACCTCACTTCGCTTGGCAATGACTGTGGCATTTCTCATAATACAGCCAAGTCCTGGTTGAACATACTAGAGGCAAGCTTTATCACCTTTCCTATTACTCCTCACTTCAAAAACTTTAACAAGCGGCTCGTAAAAACCTCTAAGCTCTACTTCTATGATACGGGACTTTTATGCCACCTCCTCGACATTCGCTCTCCTTCTCAGCTATCCACTCACTATTTGCGGGGCGGTATTTTTGAATCTTTTGTTTTTTCTGAGCTGATGAAGGCTAGCTACAATATAGGAAGGCGTCCTAGCCTCTATTTTTGGAGAGACCAACAAGGGCATGAGATTGACTGCTTGGTCGAGCATGGAGAAAAACTTATTCCGATCGAAATCAAGTCGGGTAAAACAATCAACTCCGATTTTTTCTCTGGCCTAGAACACTGGTGCAACCTCGCCGGAGCCTCTCCTAAAGAGGGATATCTCATCTATGGCGGCAATGAGGATCAAAAACGGACTCTAGGAAACGTCCTTGGTTGGAAGTCTCTAGCGGACCAGGCGATGAATCTGGTCAACCATATATAG